A single genomic interval of Amycolatopsis albispora harbors:
- a CDS encoding OmpL47-type beta-barrel domain-containing protein yields the protein MSRRMLAALAAALTMLGLVVVPASASSPVAAAAQTLTWTSDENVTHYTSAPTTAVAGETTIVFENSAATGNDTGMLHTLTFDTSTPGYNHDAQVNITASPTDANNGRHELTVNLTPGKYRYFCALPGHSSMQGEFVVTEGGGGEDTTPPVVTAKVTGTQDADGNYVGSAAVELSATDDNSGVDKVEYQLDGGAWTAYTAPVVVSTPGAHMVHYRATDKAGNTSAEGMASFTVVEDGGGGDTTPPVVTAKVTGTQDPDGNYVGSASVELSATDEGSGVDKVEYQLDGGAWTAYTAPVVVSTPGAHMLHHRATDKAGNTSAEGMAHFTVVEEGGGEDTTPPVVAAVIEGTQNSEGAYVGSASVKLNATDEGSGVDKVEYALDGGAWTAYTAPVPVTALGEHTVKFRATDKAGNASAEGSSAFTIVEGSGDVEPPKTSMAVTGVQNSNWAYVDKATVTLTATDTGSGVDKVEYQLNGTAWAAYTAPLEVTAVGTHTVTYRASDKEGNVADARTGTFTVVKGGSGPGQDVCPDSDLRATVIIGGIDSQVKNVDIGNGCTINDVIAENAEYATHTKFVRHVKAVTRELVTNGVITSDQRDRIVTAAINSDVGTQTAKAV from the coding sequence ATGTCCCGACGAATGCTCGCCGCGCTGGCGGCGGCGCTGACCATGCTGGGGCTGGTGGTGGTGCCGGCGTCGGCGTCGTCGCCAGTGGCCGCCGCGGCCCAGACGCTGACCTGGACCTCGGATGAGAACGTCACCCACTACACCTCCGCCCCCACCACCGCGGTGGCCGGCGAGACCACCATCGTCTTCGAGAACAGCGCGGCGACCGGGAACGACACCGGGATGCTCCACACGCTGACCTTCGACACCTCCACGCCCGGGTACAACCACGACGCCCAGGTGAACATCACGGCGAGCCCGACCGACGCGAACAACGGCCGCCACGAGCTCACGGTGAACCTGACGCCGGGCAAGTACCGGTACTTCTGCGCGCTGCCGGGGCACAGCTCCATGCAGGGCGAGTTCGTGGTCACCGAAGGCGGTGGCGGGGAGGACACCACGCCGCCGGTGGTCACCGCGAAGGTGACCGGCACGCAGGACGCCGACGGCAACTACGTCGGCTCGGCGGCGGTCGAACTGTCCGCCACGGACGACAACTCCGGCGTGGACAAGGTCGAGTACCAGCTCGACGGCGGCGCGTGGACCGCCTACACCGCACCGGTGGTGGTCTCCACGCCGGGCGCGCACATGGTCCACTACCGCGCGACCGACAAGGCGGGCAACACCTCCGCCGAAGGCATGGCGTCGTTCACCGTCGTCGAGGACGGCGGTGGCGGTGACACCACACCGCCGGTCGTCACCGCGAAGGTGACCGGCACGCAGGATCCCGACGGCAACTACGTCGGTTCCGCTTCGGTGGAACTGTCCGCCACGGACGAGGGTTCCGGCGTCGACAAGGTGGAGTACCAGCTCGACGGTGGTGCGTGGACCGCTTACACCGCACCGGTGGTGGTCTCCACGCCGGGCGCGCACATGCTGCACCACCGCGCGACCGACAAGGCGGGCAACACCTCGGCCGAAGGCATGGCGCACTTCACCGTCGTCGAAGAGGGCGGCGGCGAGGACACCACACCGCCGGTGGTCGCCGCGGTCATCGAGGGCACGCAGAACTCCGAGGGTGCCTACGTCGGCTCGGCTTCGGTCAAGCTGAACGCCACCGACGAGGGTTCGGGCGTGGACAAGGTGGAGTACGCGCTCGACGGCGGCGCGTGGACCGCTTACACGGCACCGGTTCCGGTGACCGCGCTCGGCGAGCACACGGTGAAGTTCCGTGCCACGGACAAGGCGGGCAACGCCTCCGCCGAGGGCTCGTCCGCGTTCACCATCGTCGAGGGCAGCGGGGACGTCGAGCCGCCCAAGACCTCGATGGCGGTGACCGGGGTGCAGAACTCGAACTGGGCCTACGTGGACAAGGCGACGGTGACGCTGACCGCCACCGACACCGGATCCGGCGTGGACAAGGTCGAGTACCAGCTGAACGGGACCGCGTGGGCCGCCTACACCGCGCCGCTCGAGGTGACCGCGGTCGGCACGCACACGGTCACGTACCGGGCGTCGGACAAGGAAGGCAACGTGGCCGACGCGCGCACCGGCACGTTCACCGTGGTCAAGGGCGGTTCCGGGCCGGGGCAGGACGTCTGCCCGGATTCGGACCTGCGGGCGACGGTGATCATCGGCGGCATCGACAGCCAGGTGAAGAACGTGGACATCGGCAACGGCTGCACGATCAACGACGTGATCGCCGAGAACGCCGAGTACGCGACGCACACCAAGTTCGTGCGGCACGTGAAGGCGGTGACCAGGGAACTGGTCACCAACGGCGTGATCACCAGCGATCAGCGGGACCGGATCGTCACCGCGGCGATCAACTCGGACGTCGGCACGCAGACCGCGAAGGCCGTCTGA
- a CDS encoding Hsp70 family protein, with product MRELAVDFGTSNTVAALRTGGGPARLLLFDGWPVLPSAVLRGRDGGLVVGREAIRGARLDPARFEPHPKERVDDGEVLLGDAAVPVVSLIAAVLRRVAAEAPAPDRVVLTHPADWYSTRRAVLLAAAREAGWHGDVRLVAEPVAAASQGADVPPGQAVAVFDMGGGTTDVAVLRRTATGWDVLAEAGLPDFGGRDLDQLLLDHLGVHQHQDLRAARMLAEDVRAGKEALSQYAQTDIPLPEPLPDAHVTRQELETLVEPALRRAVELLAETAGSTPLTAIHLVGGATRMPLVARLINQRLGVLPTIVDSPETCVALGALGPASPQWTHPPHGVRPPVPVRQPEAKKKPVAAAIVVAALLAAGGVTAAVLLRPDTVGTAVAGPSSAPPSPAPAAFRDDQDLIAFAGPAAAKAADCVNAMGTASQGDLYSARNHVRCRFEIDGVAYFANYLSSDSPQTCQQLSQEFLELPGAQWLSEQDWSEGGLRGKAHDITADSGNTVLWYTATNSVCAFFGPGTDHSPSMQVVHQAWKTTVGA from the coding sequence GTGCGAGAACTCGCTGTCGACTTCGGGACGTCCAACACCGTGGCCGCACTGCGGACCGGCGGCGGACCGGCCCGGCTGCTGTTGTTCGACGGGTGGCCGGTGCTGCCGTCGGCGGTGCTGCGCGGCCGTGACGGCGGCCTGGTGGTCGGCCGCGAAGCGATCCGCGGCGCGCGTCTGGATCCGGCGCGGTTCGAACCCCATCCGAAGGAGCGCGTGGACGACGGTGAGGTGCTGCTCGGCGACGCCGCCGTGCCGGTGGTCTCGCTGATCGCGGCGGTCCTGCGCCGGGTCGCCGCCGAAGCCCCCGCACCCGACCGCGTGGTGCTCACCCATCCGGCCGACTGGTACAGCACGCGCCGCGCGGTTCTGCTGGCCGCCGCGCGCGAAGCCGGTTGGCACGGTGACGTGCGGTTGGTCGCCGAGCCGGTCGCGGCCGCGTCCCAGGGCGCCGACGTTCCGCCGGGGCAGGCGGTCGCGGTGTTCGACATGGGCGGCGGCACCACCGACGTCGCGGTCCTGCGGCGGACGGCCACCGGCTGGGACGTGCTCGCCGAGGCTGGCCTGCCCGACTTCGGCGGCCGCGACCTCGACCAGCTGCTGCTGGACCACCTCGGCGTGCACCAGCACCAGGACCTGCGCGCGGCCAGGATGCTCGCCGAGGACGTGCGGGCGGGCAAGGAAGCGTTGTCGCAGTACGCGCAGACCGACATCCCGCTGCCCGAGCCGCTGCCCGACGCGCACGTCACCCGGCAGGAGCTGGAAACCCTGGTCGAACCGGCGCTGCGGCGGGCGGTCGAGCTGCTCGCGGAAACCGCCGGTTCGACGCCGCTCACCGCGATCCACCTGGTCGGCGGGGCCACCCGCATGCCGCTGGTGGCGCGGCTGATCAACCAGCGCCTCGGCGTGCTGCCGACCATCGTCGACTCGCCGGAAACCTGCGTGGCACTGGGCGCACTGGGACCCGCGAGTCCACAGTGGACCCACCCACCACACGGAGTCCGTCCGCCCGTGCCCGTTCGCCAGCCCGAAGCCAAGAAGAAGCCGGTGGCGGCGGCGATCGTGGTGGCCGCCCTGCTGGCCGCAGGCGGCGTGACCGCGGCGGTCCTGCTGCGCCCGGACACCGTCGGCACCGCGGTGGCCGGGCCGTCCTCGGCGCCACCCAGCCCGGCGCCCGCGGCCTTCCGCGACGACCAGGACCTGATCGCCTTCGCCGGACCGGCCGCCGCGAAAGCCGCCGACTGCGTCAACGCCATGGGCACCGCCAGCCAGGGCGACCTCTATTCGGCCCGCAACCACGTGCGCTGCCGGTTCGAGATCGACGGTGTCGCCTACTTCGCGAACTACCTGTCGTCGGACAGCCCGCAGACCTGCCAGCAGCTGAGCCAGGAGTTCCTCGAACTCCCCGGCGCGCAGTGGCTGAGCGAACAGGACTGGAGCGAGGGCGGCCTGCGCGGCAAGGCGCACGACATCACCGCGGACAGCGGGAACACCGTGCTCTGGTACACCGCCACCAACTCGGTGTGCGCCTTCTTCGGCCCCGGCACCGACCACAGCCCGTCGATGCAAGTGGTCCACCAGGCCTGGAAAACGACCGTGGGTGCGTAG
- a CDS encoding TetR/AcrR family transcriptional regulator, giving the protein MRTVNPEEHARKRARILEAAAQEFALAGLEGTSTADICRRAGIGSGTLFHYFPTKRDIFHALFSDDLARNAEVCERALAADDPADGLRQVTEHLMADLADPLVPGLMAAALLQINQDEEFAELVAADELRIRATLTELLARMDPSRLAFAPDRVASWIQRVADATYLAADEEGFNAAEQLAEFRQLLTWLTGGSLTTG; this is encoded by the coding sequence ATGCGCACCGTCAATCCCGAGGAGCACGCCCGCAAGCGAGCCCGGATCCTCGAAGCCGCCGCCCAGGAGTTCGCGCTGGCCGGGCTGGAGGGCACCTCGACCGCGGACATCTGCCGTCGCGCGGGCATCGGCTCCGGCACGCTGTTCCACTACTTCCCGACGAAGCGGGACATCTTCCACGCGCTGTTCAGCGACGACCTGGCACGCAACGCGGAGGTGTGCGAGCGGGCGCTGGCCGCCGACGACCCGGCCGACGGGCTGCGCCAGGTGACCGAGCACCTGATGGCCGACCTCGCCGACCCGCTGGTGCCCGGCCTGATGGCGGCCGCGTTGCTGCAGATCAACCAGGACGAGGAGTTCGCCGAGCTGGTCGCGGCGGACGAGCTGCGCATCCGCGCCACGCTCACCGAACTGCTCGCGCGAATGGACCCGTCGCGGCTGGCCTTCGCGCCGGACAGGGTGGCTTCGTGGATTCAGCGCGTCGCGGACGCCACCTATCTCGCCGCCGACGAAGAGGGCTTCAACGCGGCGGAACAGCTGGCGGAATTCCGCCAGCTCCTCACCTGGCTCACCGGCGGCTCCCTCACGACTGGCTGA
- a CDS encoding DedA family protein, translating to MLDLLNSFAALVSGALGSPWLWVLVFFVSALDALLPFMPSETTVITVAVLLGQDAPSLVALAVLAAAGALAGDCLSHGIGRRAGPRAVARLQRGERGRRRYAWVRDKLARHGTTLIIAGRYLPGGRVAVGLATGSLRYPLRRFVALDALGASIWAGYSVLVGYLGGASFAGKPAMGLLVAFGIGLATVAVVEVTRRHYTRRDRGKVSQS from the coding sequence ATGCTTGATCTCCTGAACTCGTTCGCCGCGCTGGTGTCCGGCGCGCTGGGTTCGCCGTGGCTGTGGGTGCTGGTGTTCTTTGTGTCCGCTTTGGACGCTCTGCTGCCGTTCATGCCCAGTGAGACCACGGTGATCACCGTCGCGGTGCTGCTGGGCCAGGACGCACCGAGCCTGGTGGCGCTGGCCGTGCTGGCGGCGGCCGGGGCGCTGGCCGGCGACTGCCTGAGCCACGGCATCGGCCGCCGGGCGGGCCCGCGTGCGGTCGCGCGCCTGCAACGCGGCGAACGCGGGCGGCGGCGGTACGCGTGGGTGCGGGACAAGCTGGCCAGGCACGGCACCACGCTGATCATCGCCGGGCGGTACCTGCCCGGTGGACGGGTCGCGGTCGGCCTGGCCACCGGCAGCCTGCGGTACCCGCTGCGGCGGTTCGTCGCGCTGGACGCGCTCGGGGCGTCGATCTGGGCGGGGTACAGCGTGCTGGTCGGCTACCTGGGCGGGGCGAGCTTCGCGGGCAAGCCGGCGATGGGCCTGCTGGTCGCGTTCGGCATCGGCCTGGCGACGGTCGCCGTGGTCGAAGTGACCCGGCGGCACTACACGCGACGGGACCGCGGCAAAGTCAGCCAGTCGTGA
- a CDS encoding lysophospholipid acyltransferase family protein: MIHSPCTPLCITDPLPPVDAAVSARRAARLVSAAVHGDLRDRSWRALRALDVALDDSAYTPSEPGTLVVANHISWLDIPVLLAVTDAVFVAKREVATWPFIGGLAKRAGTRFIDRHSLRGLPGTVAELAHTLRSGRSVMVFPEATTCCGVHSVPFRRAAFQAALDAGAPVQPVHISYWQGEFPSTVPAFVGDDTVVTSLRRVLRARALGVRISSSPPLAPFGDRRRLAALAQRPCLIS, translated from the coding sequence ATGATCCACAGCCCGTGCACACCCCTGTGCATAACCGATCCGCTGCCGCCGGTCGACGCCGCCGTCTCCGCCCGCCGTGCCGCCCGGCTGGTTTCCGCCGCGGTACACGGAGATCTGCGTGACCGGTCGTGGCGCGCGTTGCGCGCGCTGGACGTGGCGCTCGACGATTCCGCTTACACCCCAAGTGAACCCGGCACGCTGGTGGTCGCCAACCACATCTCGTGGCTGGACATCCCGGTGTTGCTGGCGGTGACCGACGCGGTGTTCGTGGCCAAGCGCGAGGTGGCCACGTGGCCATTCATCGGCGGGCTGGCAAAGCGCGCCGGGACCCGGTTCATCGACCGGCACAGCCTTCGCGGACTGCCGGGAACGGTGGCGGAACTGGCGCACACCCTGCGCTCCGGCCGGTCCGTGATGGTCTTCCCGGAGGCCACCACCTGCTGCGGAGTGCATTCGGTGCCGTTCCGCCGGGCGGCCTTCCAGGCGGCGCTGGACGCGGGCGCGCCGGTCCAGCCGGTGCACATTTCCTACTGGCAGGGCGAATTCCCCAGTACCGTGCCCGCGTTTGTCGGCGACGACACCGTGGTCACTTCGCTGCGCCGGGTGCTGCGCGCCCGTGCTCTCGGCGTCCGGATCAGCTCCAGCCCGCCGCTGGCCCCGTTCGGGGACCGGCGCCGCCTCGCCGCACTGGCCCAGCGCCCATGCTTGATCTCCTGA
- a CDS encoding GNAT family N-acetyltransferase, with product MSSLSMLPVRAGVYTTSIAHTGEQLRAAQRLRHRVFAGELGARLAGEFDTDEFDRCCDHLIVEHEPTGEVVGTYRLLPPGRSDFLYSQSEFELGALDPLRGSLVELGRSCVHPDHRGGAVIGLMWTAVARYAHLAGHRYLAGCTSVPLADGGLAAASVLALSAKHAGPYEVTPHLPWIPTVTGRPAYALVPPLLRGYLRLGAWICGKPAHDPDFGVADFFTLLPLDRIDDRYLRYFLGAAR from the coding sequence ATGTCTTCCTTGTCGATGCTACCCGTGCGCGCCGGGGTCTACACGACCTCCATCGCGCACACCGGCGAGCAGCTCCGCGCCGCGCAGCGGCTGCGGCACCGCGTGTTCGCCGGTGAACTCGGCGCCCGGCTGGCCGGCGAATTCGACACCGACGAATTCGACCGGTGCTGCGACCACCTGATCGTCGAGCACGAGCCGACCGGCGAAGTGGTCGGCACGTACCGGCTGCTGCCGCCCGGCCGCAGTGATTTCCTGTATTCGCAGAGCGAATTCGAGTTGGGCGCGCTGGACCCGTTGCGTGGTTCGCTGGTGGAGCTGGGCCGGTCCTGCGTGCACCCGGACCACCGCGGTGGTGCGGTGATCGGTCTGATGTGGACAGCCGTGGCGCGGTACGCGCACCTGGCCGGGCACCGCTACCTGGCTGGCTGCACCTCCGTTCCGCTCGCCGACGGCGGGCTGGCGGCGGCCTCGGTGCTGGCCCTGTCGGCGAAGCACGCCGGGCCGTACGAAGTGACGCCGCACCTGCCGTGGATTCCCACGGTCACCGGCCGTCCGGCGTATGCGCTGGTGCCGCCGCTGTTGCGGGGTTACCTCCGGCTGGGCGCGTGGATCTGCGGAAAACCCGCGCACGACCCGGATTTCGGCGTGGCGGACTTCTTCACCCTGCTGCCGCTGGACCGGATCGACGACCGCTACCTCCGCTACTTCCTCGGTGCGGCGCGATGA
- a CDS encoding ArsR/SmtB family transcription factor encodes MSSMPETGDALLRVLTALANPHRLRVLGALAGGRQYVSRLARELGISRPLLHMHLQRLEAAGLVTGTLETGEDGKLMKYFEVTEFTLRLSPAVIAAAVPTLSDRPGEDR; translated from the coding sequence ATGAGCTCGATGCCCGAGACCGGGGACGCGCTGCTGCGCGTGCTGACCGCGCTGGCGAACCCCCACCGGCTGCGCGTGCTCGGCGCGCTGGCCGGTGGCCGCCAGTACGTCAGCAGGCTGGCCAGGGAACTCGGCATCAGCAGGCCGCTGCTGCACATGCACCTCCAGCGGCTGGAAGCGGCGGGGCTCGTCACCGGCACGCTGGAAACCGGTGAGGACGGAAAACTCATGAAGTACTTCGAGGTCACGGAATTCACGCTCCGGCTGAGCCCGGCGGTGATCGCCGCCGCGGTGCCGACCCTGTCCGACCGGCCGGGGGAGGACCGATGA
- the lanKC gene encoding class III lanthionine synthetase LanKC encodes MDLRYEAFCFADPLFFDEQRDVGKADDDFAAVVPPAGPHWRSGERGIWRSLSPDDAVLPAQGWKVHVSAVMDNADRVLRAVAAYCFEHRIAFKHLRTRSILLARNSKYAPRDGSGKLVTIYPPDEECLERVLADLSAELTGEAGPYILSDLRYGEGPLYTRYGGFAEQWVEADGTRVLAISKPDGTLVPDKRGPTFSVPDWVELPECLAPHLAARKGGDPAQFPYRVSKSLHFSNGGGVYLANRLADDHELVLKEARPHAGLDRDLVDAVARLEREHRILRRLADIPGIPEVYDRFQVWEHHFLAMRFVPGKPVGAWLARNYPLTRRDATEQDIADYTERALALIGRVERLVAAVHERGVVFGDLHALNILVDDTDGQDTVSLIDFELAAGIEEETKPALGAPGFRAQRDRTGFEIDEYALAALRLWLFLPLNTILELAPAKLAPLVDFAERRFPLPEGYGRRILDVLAPRGEDVPPALTQLDEPKPDWAVVRKSIATAILASATPDRHDRLFPGDIQQFEVGGLGFGYGAAGVLHALHVTGEGRYPEHEQWLLETVRRNPPSRPGFYDGTHGIAYVLENFGHHERADELIAASRHLVEATTDHNLEGGLAGIGLNYLHFAGTRQDGEFRQTALDIGERLGRALAADAGPLKFARAGLMSGWSGPGLLFVRLFEATGERTWLDLAEQAVERDLQECVPADDGSLQVRDGESRTLPYVGMGSAGVALAAEELAAHRPDADCLANLPRLLDACRGEFVIHPGLMLGRAGLLATLNAEVRRTGDPVARAAVDLHLSRFAWYALPYRDGLAFPGNQLLRLSMDLYTGGAGVLLALAATLDGHGAVLPFLSHGPRSSTTGG; translated from the coding sequence ATGGACCTCCGGTACGAAGCATTCTGCTTCGCGGATCCGCTGTTCTTCGACGAACAGCGCGACGTCGGCAAGGCGGACGACGATTTTGCCGCCGTGGTGCCGCCGGCGGGCCCGCACTGGCGGTCCGGTGAGCGCGGCATCTGGCGCTCGCTGTCCCCGGACGACGCGGTTTTGCCTGCTCAGGGCTGGAAGGTCCACGTGTCGGCGGTGATGGACAACGCCGACCGGGTGCTGCGGGCGGTGGCCGCCTACTGCTTCGAGCACCGCATCGCCTTCAAGCACCTGCGCACCAGGTCGATCCTGCTCGCGCGCAATTCGAAATATGCGCCGCGGGACGGAAGCGGCAAACTGGTAACAATTTACCCGCCGGACGAAGAGTGCCTCGAACGAGTGCTCGCCGACCTTTCCGCTGAGTTGACAGGTGAAGCCGGCCCGTACATTCTCAGCGACCTGCGTTACGGCGAGGGGCCGCTCTACACCCGTTACGGTGGTTTTGCCGAGCAGTGGGTGGAAGCCGACGGCACCCGGGTGCTGGCCATCAGCAAGCCGGACGGCACGCTGGTGCCGGACAAGCGCGGTCCGACGTTTTCCGTGCCGGATTGGGTCGAGCTGCCGGAATGTCTCGCCCCGCACCTGGCGGCCCGCAAGGGCGGCGACCCGGCGCAGTTCCCGTACCGCGTGTCCAAATCACTGCACTTTTCCAACGGCGGCGGGGTCTACCTGGCGAACCGGCTGGCCGACGACCACGAGCTGGTGCTCAAGGAGGCCCGCCCGCACGCCGGCCTGGACCGCGACCTGGTGGACGCGGTGGCCCGGCTCGAGCGCGAGCACCGGATCCTGCGGCGGCTCGCGGACATTCCCGGCATTCCCGAGGTCTACGACCGGTTCCAGGTCTGGGAGCACCACTTCCTGGCCATGCGGTTCGTACCCGGCAAGCCGGTCGGCGCCTGGCTGGCCCGCAACTACCCGCTGACCAGGCGAGATGCCACCGAGCAGGACATCGCGGACTACACCGAGCGCGCGCTGGCCCTGATCGGCCGCGTCGAGCGACTGGTCGCCGCGGTGCACGAACGCGGGGTGGTCTTCGGTGACCTGCACGCGCTGAACATCCTGGTCGACGACACCGACGGGCAGGACACGGTCTCGCTGATCGACTTCGAACTCGCGGCCGGGATCGAGGAGGAGACCAAGCCGGCGCTCGGCGCCCCCGGTTTCCGGGCGCAGCGGGACCGCACCGGGTTCGAGATCGACGAGTACGCGCTGGCCGCGCTCCGGCTGTGGCTGTTCCTGCCGCTCAACACGATCCTCGAACTGGCGCCCGCCAAGCTCGCGCCGCTGGTGGACTTCGCCGAGCGCCGGTTCCCGCTGCCCGAGGGGTACGGCCGCCGCATCCTCGACGTGCTCGCGCCACGCGGGGAGGACGTGCCGCCCGCGCTCACCCAGCTCGACGAGCCCAAGCCCGACTGGGCGGTGGTCCGCAAGTCGATCGCCACCGCGATCCTGGCCAGCGCCACGCCGGACCGGCACGACCGGTTGTTCCCCGGGGACATCCAGCAGTTCGAGGTCGGCGGGCTCGGCTTCGGTTACGGCGCGGCGGGCGTGCTGCACGCGCTGCACGTCACCGGTGAAGGCCGCTACCCCGAGCACGAGCAGTGGCTGCTCGAAACGGTGCGCCGGAACCCGCCCAGCCGCCCCGGTTTCTACGACGGCACCCACGGCATCGCCTACGTGCTGGAGAACTTCGGCCACCACGAGCGGGCCGACGAGCTGATCGCGGCCTCGCGGCACCTGGTCGAGGCGACCACCGACCACAACCTCGAAGGCGGCCTGGCCGGGATCGGGCTGAACTACCTGCACTTCGCCGGAACCCGGCAGGACGGCGAGTTCCGGCAGACCGCGCTGGACATCGGCGAACGGCTCGGCCGCGCGCTGGCCGCCGACGCCGGACCGCTGAAGTTCGCCAGGGCCGGGCTGATGAGCGGCTGGTCGGGCCCCGGCCTGCTGTTCGTGCGGTTGTTCGAGGCCACCGGCGAGCGGACCTGGCTGGACCTCGCGGAGCAGGCGGTCGAACGTGATCTCCAGGAGTGCGTGCCCGCCGACGACGGCTCGCTCCAGGTGCGCGACGGCGAATCCCGGACCCTGCCCTACGTCGGCATGGGCAGCGCCGGCGTGGCGCTGGCGGCCGAGGAACTGGCCGCGCACCGGCCGGACGCCGACTGCCTGGCGAACCTGCCGCGGCTGCTGGACGCCTGCCGCGGTGAGTTCGTCATCCACCCCGGCCTGATGCTCGGCCGCGCCGGGCTGCTGGCCACGCTGAACGCCGAGGTCAGGCGCACCGGAGACCCGGTCGCGCGCGCCGCGGTGGACCTGCACCTTTCGCGGTTCGCCTGGTACGCGCTGCCGTACCGGGACGGGCTCGCCTTCCCCGGCAACCAGCTGCTCCGGTTGTCGATGGACCTCTACACCGGCGGTGCCGGGGTGCTCCTCGCCCTGGCCGCCACCCTCGACGGGCACGGCGCGGTGCTGCCGTTCCTGTCCCACGGACCCCGGTCGAGCACGACCGGCGGATGA
- a CDS encoding SapB/AmfS family lanthipeptide, whose translation MELVLDLQAMEDTEAPQLGGGSGGGGGGSNLSLLASCNNSTVSLLTCH comes from the coding sequence ATGGAGCTCGTTCTGGACCTGCAGGCCATGGAAGACACCGAGGCCCCCCAGCTGGGCGGCGGCAGCGGTGGCGGCGGTGGCGGTTCGAACCTGAGCCTGCTCGCCTCCTGCAACAACAGCACCGTCTCGCTGCTGACCTGCCACTGA